In the Hemitrygon akajei chromosome 20, sHemAka1.3, whole genome shotgun sequence genome, one interval contains:
- the LOC140713973 gene encoding C-C chemokine receptor type 4-like, with product MNTTEAPLSYSTEYYYDYETYSPCSMESVRHSSERFLPVLYLLVILFGLPGNVLVLWVLLKYRRLRNMTDICLLNLAVSDLIFVVSLPFWAYFTANQWIFGDALCKIIDALYMLGYYGGIMFISLISIDRYFAIVHAVSPFVRRTTLHGLISSIAMWIIALLASLPNLLHTKTDVLEGRTICHSFISDGITTKWAIGMIFKNNVLGFLIPLAIMLFCYINIVICLIKNKSNKHKAIKVIFVVVITFLIFWTPHNIVLFLMSLKHLQILSGCDTHIKLTTAQQITESITYVHCCLNPIIYAFLGQKFKSDLRRFFRLPSICRYKAHWQDQFTSREFNISVRTQSSSDNYFSRLM from the coding sequence ATGAACACAACCGAAGCGCCATTGAGCTACAGCACTGAATATTATTACGACTATGAAACATATTCTCCATGTAGCATGGAATCTGTAAGGCATTCCAGTGAACGCTTCTTGCCAGTGCTTTACTTACTTGTGATCTTGTTTGGACTCCCAGGAAATGTGCTAGTGTTATGGGTTCTCCTAAAATACAGACGGCTGAGGAACATGACAGATATCTGCCTTCTCAATTTGGCAGTATCTGACTTGATTTTCGTAGTATCGCTTCCTTTCTGGGCATATTTTACTGCCAATCAATGGATTTTTGGAGATGCCTTATGTAAAATCATTGATGCCTTGTACATGCTTGGTTATTATGGTGGTATTATGTTCATAAGCCTGATAAGTATAGACCGTTACTTTGCGATTGTTCATGCTGTGTCTCCTTTCGTGAGGAGAACTACTTTACATGGTCTTATTTCAAGCATAGCCATGTGGATTATAGCTCTTCTAGCTTCACTTCCCAATTTGTTACATACAAAAACAGACGTATTGGAAGGAAgaaccatttgccattcctttaTTTCAGATGGAATCACAACAAAGTGGGCAATTGGTATGATTTTCAAAAACAATGTATTGGGTTTTTTGATTCCATTAGCTATAATGCTTTTCTGCTATATAAATATAGTTATATGCCTGATTAAGAACAAAAGTAATAAGCACAAGGCTATAAAAGTTATATTTGTCGTGGTAATTACAtttttaatattctggacacCACATAATATAGTTTTGTTCCTGATGTCCTTGAAACATCTGCAAATTTTATCTGGCTGTGATACACATATCAAGCTCACTACTGCACAGCAGATAACTGAATCCATCACATATGTACACTGCTGTTTAAACCCAATTATCTATGCATTTTTGGGTCAAAAGTTCAAATCAGATCTTCGCAGATTCTTTCGTTTgccttcaatatgcaggtataaGGCACATTGGCAAGATCAGTTCACTTCTCgtgaatttaatatttcagtacgaACACAATCCAGCAGTGACAATTATTTTTCCAGATTAATGTAA